A portion of the Stella humosa genome contains these proteins:
- a CDS encoding LLM class flavin-dependent oxidoreductase: MDDRYLRTGIFLAPFHALGENPTLAMERDMDLLVHLDRLNYHEAWVGEHHSGGFEIISCPEMFIAAAAERTRHIRLGTGVVSLPYHNPFTLASRMQQLDHMTRGRAMFGVGPGALVHDAAKIGIDAAAQRPRMNEALDVIMELMQGRSVTKKTDWFELNAAQVQLPSYTQPMMEMAVACARSPVGAVASGRHGIGMLSIGGTSDDALKAHANNWNIYTQNAEQNGKVADRKKWRIVTFAHVADTREQARKDVEFGLQKYCQYFTDVATFPIIPPGITDPLEYLTTEGIACIGTPDDCIRHFERLWKGSDGGFGAVLLLAHNWADWGATQRSYELMARFVHPHFQRNSNALRQLSYDIATSHSDGYKAQSAAAVMGEIEKHKAKTA, from the coding sequence ATGGACGACCGCTACCTCCGCACCGGCATCTTCCTGGCGCCGTTCCATGCGTTGGGGGAGAACCCGACGCTCGCGATGGAGCGGGACATGGACCTGCTGGTCCATCTCGACCGGCTCAACTACCACGAGGCCTGGGTGGGCGAGCATCATTCGGGCGGGTTCGAGATCATCTCCTGCCCCGAGATGTTCATCGCGGCCGCGGCCGAGCGCACGCGCCACATCCGCCTCGGCACCGGCGTGGTGTCGCTGCCCTACCACAACCCCTTCACGCTCGCGAGCCGCATGCAGCAGCTCGACCACATGACGCGCGGGCGGGCGATGTTCGGCGTCGGTCCCGGCGCGCTGGTGCATGACGCGGCCAAGATCGGCATCGACGCCGCCGCCCAGCGGCCGCGCATGAACGAGGCGCTCGACGTCATCATGGAGCTGATGCAGGGCCGCTCGGTCACGAAGAAGACCGACTGGTTCGAGCTGAACGCGGCCCAGGTGCAGTTGCCGAGCTACACGCAGCCGATGATGGAGATGGCGGTCGCCTGCGCCCGCTCGCCGGTGGGCGCCGTCGCGTCCGGCCGTCACGGCATCGGCATGCTGTCGATCGGCGGCACGTCGGACGACGCCTTGAAGGCGCATGCCAACAACTGGAACATCTACACCCAGAATGCCGAGCAGAACGGCAAGGTGGCCGACCGCAAGAAGTGGCGCATCGTCACCTTCGCCCATGTCGCCGACACCCGCGAGCAGGCGCGCAAGGACGTCGAGTTCGGGCTGCAGAAGTACTGCCAGTACTTCACGGACGTGGCCACGTTCCCGATCATTCCGCCGGGGATCACCGATCCGCTGGAGTATCTGACGACCGAAGGCATCGCCTGCATCGGCACCCCGGACGACTGCATCCGCCATTTCGAGCGGCTGTGGAAGGGGTCGGATGGCGGGTTCGGCGCCGTCCTGCTGCTGGCCCACAACTGGGCCGACTGGGGCGCCACGCAGCGCAGCTACGAGCTGATGGCGCGCTTCGTCCACCCGCATTTCCAGCGCAATTCCAACGCCCTGCGCCAGCTCAGCTACGACATCGCGACCAGCCACAGCGACGGCTACAAGGCACAGTCGGCCGCCGCGGTCATGGGCGAGATCGAGAAGCACAAGGCCAAGACCGCCTGA
- a CDS encoding GNAT family N-acetyltransferase translates to MNAGTIRTARLRLRPPCEADVPRVAEALDDWTVAGWLSRTPYPYTEADARQFLLAPQPGSRERWAVADGASDRLLGLVTLEPCAEGREAGYWLHPDAQGHGFMAEALAGLLALADTAEPGLIVVATIHPDNYPSRRVLERCGFRFVEERPIDRPRRRGTGQVHLYRRNSG, encoded by the coding sequence GTGAACGCGGGCACCATCCGCACGGCCCGCCTGCGCCTGCGGCCGCCCTGCGAGGCGGACGTTCCGCGGGTCGCCGAGGCGCTGGACGACTGGACGGTGGCGGGCTGGCTGAGCCGGACGCCCTATCCCTATACCGAGGCCGACGCACGCCAGTTCCTGCTGGCGCCGCAGCCGGGCTCCCGCGAGCGCTGGGCGGTGGCCGATGGCGCCAGCGACCGGCTACTGGGGCTGGTAACGCTGGAGCCCTGCGCGGAGGGGCGCGAGGCCGGCTATTGGCTGCATCCCGACGCCCAGGGGCACGGCTTCATGGCCGAGGCGCTGGCCGGCCTGCTGGCATTGGCGGACACGGCCGAGCCGGGCCTGATCGTGGTGGCCACCATCCATCCGGACAACTACCCGTCGCGCCGGGTGCTGGAGCGATGCGGCTTCCGCTTTGTCGAGGAACGCCCGATCGACCGGCCGCGTCGGCGCGGCACAGGCCAAGTCCACCTCTATCGCCGCAACTCCGGTTGA
- a CDS encoding GMC family oxidoreductase, producing the protein MTDSFDYIIVGAGTAGCVLANRLSADGKSTVCILEAGGRDWNPMLHIPAGFMKTLVDPKVNWLYKTEPSEWTGGRSILAARGKTLGGSSAINGHIYNRGQRLDFDGWAQRGNRGWGYADILPYFRRSERRVGDADDQYRGRDGGIVVSDPDWKHPLCDAFIDGAVSIGIPRNPDYNGATQDGVGYFQRAIHNGRRVSAARAFLHPAASRANLTVRTHAHATRILLEGKRAVGIRYMAGGRGGTEVELRARKEVILAGGVVNSPQLLQVSGIGPGSLLGRLGITVAHELPGVGENLRDHYAARLVGRVRGTDTINERARGIRLVAEVAKWMVARKGILGLSPTVVHCFWKSHEALQTNDLQMTFTPASYKEGVQSRLDDFPGMTVAAWQQRPESMGWIRARSADPLAPPEIQPNYLAHEMDRRVLLGGIRLGRRLLRTKPLAPYFVREEFPGEEAQTDDELLEFARQRGTTTFHLMGSCRMGPAGDRNTVVDDQLRVHGIESLRVVDASIMPSMPSANLNASTLMIAEKASDMILGRTPPDAVPLAEAG; encoded by the coding sequence GTGACCGACAGCTTCGACTACATCATCGTCGGCGCGGGCACCGCCGGGTGCGTGCTCGCCAACCGGCTGTCGGCCGACGGCAAGTCGACCGTATGCATCCTGGAGGCCGGCGGTCGCGACTGGAACCCGATGCTGCACATCCCGGCCGGCTTCATGAAGACGCTGGTCGATCCCAAGGTGAACTGGCTCTACAAGACCGAGCCCAGCGAGTGGACCGGCGGGCGCAGCATCCTGGCCGCGCGGGGCAAGACGCTGGGCGGGTCGAGCGCCATCAACGGCCATATCTACAATCGCGGCCAGCGCCTGGATTTCGACGGCTGGGCCCAGCGCGGCAACCGCGGCTGGGGCTATGCCGACATCCTGCCCTACTTCCGCCGCAGCGAGCGCCGGGTGGGCGACGCCGACGACCAGTATCGCGGCCGCGACGGCGGCATCGTCGTCAGCGACCCCGACTGGAAGCATCCGCTGTGCGACGCCTTCATCGACGGCGCCGTGTCGATCGGCATTCCGCGCAACCCCGACTACAACGGCGCCACCCAGGACGGGGTCGGCTACTTCCAGCGCGCCATCCACAATGGCCGCCGGGTCAGCGCCGCACGCGCCTTCCTGCACCCGGCCGCCAGCCGCGCCAACCTGACCGTGCGCACGCACGCGCACGCCACCCGCATCCTGCTCGAGGGCAAGCGCGCCGTCGGTATCCGCTACATGGCGGGCGGGCGCGGCGGCACCGAGGTGGAGCTGCGCGCGCGCAAGGAGGTGATCCTGGCGGGCGGGGTCGTCAACTCGCCGCAACTGTTGCAGGTATCCGGCATCGGGCCTGGGTCGCTGCTGGGGCGGCTCGGCATCACGGTCGCCCATGAGCTGCCGGGCGTGGGCGAGAACCTGCGCGACCATTATGCCGCCCGCCTGGTCGGCCGCGTGCGCGGCACCGATACCATCAACGAGCGTGCCCGCGGCATCCGCCTGGTCGCCGAAGTCGCCAAGTGGATGGTCGCGCGCAAGGGCATCCTCGGCCTCAGCCCGACCGTCGTGCATTGCTTCTGGAAGTCGCACGAGGCGCTCCAGACCAACGACCTGCAGATGACCTTCACGCCGGCCAGCTACAAGGAGGGGGTGCAGTCGCGCCTCGACGACTTCCCCGGCATGACGGTGGCGGCCTGGCAGCAGCGGCCGGAAAGCATGGGCTGGATTCGCGCCCGCTCGGCCGATCCGCTGGCCCCGCCCGAGATCCAGCCCAACTACCTGGCGCACGAGATGGACCGGCGCGTGCTGCTGGGCGGCATCCGGCTCGGCCGGCGCCTGCTGCGGACCAAGCCGCTCGCCCCCTACTTCGTGCGCGAGGAGTTCCCGGGCGAGGAGGCGCAGACCGACGACGAGTTGCTGGAGTTCGCCCGCCAGCGCGGCACCACCACGTTCCACCTTATGGGGAGCTGCCGCATGGGGCCGGCCGGCGACCGCAACACCGTGGTCGACGACCAGCTTCGCGTGCATGGGATCGAGAGCCTGCGCGTGGTCGACGCCTCGATCATGCCGTCGATGCCCTCGGCCAACCTGAACGCTTCCACCCTGATGATCGCCGAGAAGGCGTCCGACATGATCCTCGGACGGACCCCGCCGGACGCGGTGCCGCTGGCCGAGGCGGGGTGA
- a CDS encoding Gfo/Idh/MocA family protein, which translates to MTAIGLGFIGYGIMGDRLLRAALDHDPAVLRTVGVWDPSAEAMARLAANFPGVARLHDPAEVIAAADCVYVASPPASHLEHAHAILGAGKAAFLEKPLAVDVGQAERLVAGAAGARAAVNFPFASSLAVAQLAAWLDEGAVGAPQSLRIEVAFARWPRPWQEDAAGWLARRGQGGFTREVVSHFLFLARRRLGPLTLLAHSVEYPGGDKAEEVIAATLTAGEVPVRLSGRVGGTDKADHNRWTLEGDLGAIRLSDWSVAERRQPDGTWREAADAMPNEKARPLVLKRQLDSVAAMAHGRPHPLATLGEALDVQRVVEAILAG; encoded by the coding sequence ATGACGGCGATCGGCCTGGGCTTCATCGGCTACGGCATCATGGGCGACCGGCTGCTGCGGGCGGCGCTCGACCATGACCCGGCGGTGCTGCGGACGGTCGGCGTGTGGGATCCGTCGGCCGAGGCGATGGCGCGTCTGGCCGCGAACTTCCCCGGCGTCGCCCGCCTGCACGACCCGGCCGAGGTGATCGCTGCGGCCGACTGCGTCTATGTCGCCTCGCCGCCGGCCAGCCACCTGGAGCACGCCCACGCGATCCTGGGGGCGGGCAAGGCCGCCTTCCTGGAGAAGCCGCTGGCGGTCGATGTCGGCCAGGCCGAGCGGCTGGTCGCAGGTGCGGCCGGTGCGCGGGCGGCGGTCAACTTCCCCTTCGCCTCGTCGCTGGCGGTGGCGCAACTGGCCGCCTGGCTTGACGAAGGCGCGGTTGGGGCGCCGCAGTCCTTGCGCATCGAGGTCGCCTTCGCCCGCTGGCCGCGGCCCTGGCAGGAGGATGCCGCCGGCTGGCTCGCGCGCCGCGGCCAGGGCGGGTTCACGCGCGAGGTGGTGTCGCACTTCCTGTTCCTGGCGCGCCGCCGCCTGGGGCCGCTGACGCTGCTGGCGCACAGCGTCGAGTACCCGGGCGGCGACAAGGCCGAGGAGGTGATCGCCGCCACCCTGACCGCGGGCGAGGTGCCGGTGCGCCTGTCCGGCCGCGTCGGCGGCACCGACAAGGCCGACCACAACCGCTGGACGTTGGAAGGCGACCTTGGCGCGATCCGCCTCAGCGACTGGTCGGTGGCAGAGCGGCGCCAGCCAGACGGCACCTGGCGGGAAGCGGCCGACGCCATGCCCAACGAGAAGGCGCGCCCCCTGGTGCTGAAGCGCCAACTCGACAGCGTCGCCGCCATGGCCCACGGCCGGCCGCACCCGCTGGCGACCCTGGGCGAGGCGCTCGACGTGCAGCGCGTGGTCGAGGCCATCCTGGCGGGCTGA
- a CDS encoding 3-ketoacyl-ACP reductase, whose translation MTETAGGRPVALVTGGRRGIGRGIAYALAESGHDVAINDIVDDAEVAETLGGIAARGGSGTFVRADVADPAGHAALLDAVMAALGPIGLLVNNAGVSVQRRGDLLDMTPESFDRLVTINLRGPFFLTQALARRWLDEGGRRRRAIVTISSVNATMASINRGEYCIAKAGLPMMTRLFALRLAEAGIPAFEIRPGIIRTDMTAPVSATYDPIIAAGTPPARRWGEAEDIGRAVAALASGAFDFSTGEAIHVDGGLGISRL comes from the coding sequence ATGACGGAAACAGCGGGCGGCCGGCCGGTCGCCCTGGTCACCGGCGGGCGGCGCGGCATCGGCCGCGGCATCGCCTACGCGCTGGCGGAGTCGGGCCATGACGTCGCCATCAACGACATCGTCGACGATGCCGAGGTGGCCGAGACGCTGGGCGGGATCGCCGCGCGCGGCGGCAGCGGCACCTTCGTGCGGGCCGACGTGGCTGACCCGGCGGGCCATGCGGCACTGCTCGATGCGGTCATGGCCGCCCTGGGGCCGATCGGGCTGCTGGTCAACAATGCAGGCGTATCGGTGCAGCGCCGCGGCGACCTGCTCGACATGACGCCGGAGAGCTTCGACCGGCTGGTCACGATCAACCTGCGCGGCCCCTTCTTCCTGACCCAGGCGCTGGCGCGGCGCTGGCTCGACGAGGGCGGCCGGCGCCGGCGGGCGATCGTCACCATCTCGTCGGTGAACGCGACGATGGCCAGCATCAATCGCGGCGAATACTGCATCGCCAAGGCCGGCTTGCCGATGATGACCCGCCTTTTCGCGCTGCGCCTGGCCGAGGCCGGCATACCGGCCTTCGAGATCCGCCCCGGCATCATCCGCACCGACATGACGGCCCCCGTCAGTGCCACCTATGACCCGATCATCGCCGCCGGCACCCCGCCCGCACGCCGATGGGGCGAGGCCGAGGATATCGGCCGCGCCGTGGCGGCGCTGGCATCGGGCGCCTTCGACTTCAGCACCGGCGAGGCCATCCATGTCGATGGCGGGCTGGGGATCTCCCGTTTGTAA
- a CDS encoding (2Fe-2S)-binding protein, whose product MAVSRSLDVNGRVVSIEIDDPEMPLLYALRDNLALHGPRFGCGLGQCGACTVHVDGVAMRSCVLPLSAVAAGQKVVTLEGLGTADKPHPVQQAFIAEQAAQCGYCINGMIMESAAFLAKAKKPSEADIKAALANNLCRCGTHAAILRAVKRAAEA is encoded by the coding sequence ATGGCCGTCTCAAGGTCGCTCGACGTCAACGGCCGGGTCGTCTCGATCGAGATCGACGATCCGGAAATGCCGTTGCTCTATGCCCTGCGCGACAACCTGGCCCTGCACGGCCCGCGCTTCGGCTGCGGGCTGGGGCAGTGCGGCGCTTGCACCGTCCATGTCGACGGGGTGGCCATGCGCTCCTGCGTGTTGCCGCTGTCGGCGGTGGCGGCCGGGCAGAAGGTGGTGACGCTTGAAGGGCTGGGCACGGCCGACAAGCCGCACCCCGTCCAGCAAGCCTTCATCGCCGAGCAGGCCGCCCAATGCGGCTACTGCATCAACGGCATGATCATGGAGTCGGCCGCCTTCCTGGCGAAGGCGAAGAAACCGAGCGAGGCCGACATCAAGGCGGCGCTCGCCAACAACCTTTGCCGCTGCGGCACCCATGCCGCGATCCTGCGCGCCGTGAAGCGCGCGGCCGAAGCGTGA
- a CDS encoding xanthine dehydrogenase family protein molybdopterin-binding subunit, which produces MTTQAMLSRRGVLKAGGALVVGFQLSGPIGQAFAQGSGASAAGPKPVALDLVDTFLSIDGQGQVTIYSGKVDLGTGVQSALGQMIADELDVPDARVTVIQGDTDLTPDQGPTYGSLSIQNGGVQIRQAAATARSALLDEAAKRLGVAKADLVVVDGAISAKGGGRSVTYAELIGGRRFEVKLDPAAPTKKPADYKLVGRSQPRRDVPDKIMGRFTYMQDFRVAGMLHGRVIYPPAIGAKLESVDESSVKGLPGAVQVVRQGNFLGVVASNEWAAIRAAGALKATWSKSETLPDQSRLWEHVRATKVVKDDVTSNVGDTAAAMKGEGRKFAASYDFAIHTHGSIGPSCSIAEFKDGKLTSWSASQATHNLRKQLAQMLAMPLDAVHCVYIEGSGCYGRNGHEDAAADAALMARAVGRPVRVQWSRADEHGWDPKGPPTLIDLRANLDAGGNVTAWESEFFIPQGAAGNVALVAADLAGLPNATDIAPGGIHQNSAIPYKFANVRTVCRRLETTPFKPSWIRTPGRMQNTYANECFLDELAAAAGADPLAYRLKYLDPADRRGIEVLERLEKLAKWERRPSPQRSTAGDVLKGRGLTYVKYELVRTYVGAVAEVEVERATGIIRVTRFYVVHDCGQMINPDGVKAQIEGNVFQTVSRTLKEELTFDRGAVTSLDWASYPILTFPEVPELVMELIDRPAEKPWGAGEPTAAVVPSAISNAVFDATGVRLRSVPYTPAKVKAALQQA; this is translated from the coding sequence ATGACCACGCAAGCCATGCTGTCGCGGCGCGGCGTCCTCAAGGCCGGCGGCGCCCTCGTCGTCGGCTTCCAGCTTTCCGGCCCGATCGGCCAGGCCTTCGCGCAGGGATCGGGGGCATCGGCCGCCGGGCCCAAGCCGGTCGCCCTCGACCTCGTCGACACCTTCCTGTCGATCGACGGGCAGGGGCAGGTGACGATCTATTCCGGCAAGGTCGATCTCGGCACCGGGGTGCAGAGCGCGCTGGGGCAAATGATCGCCGACGAGCTCGACGTGCCCGACGCGCGGGTGACGGTGATCCAGGGCGACACCGACCTGACGCCCGACCAGGGGCCGACCTATGGCAGCCTGTCGATCCAGAATGGCGGCGTGCAGATCCGCCAGGCGGCCGCCACCGCGCGATCGGCCCTGCTGGACGAGGCGGCCAAGCGCCTTGGCGTGGCCAAGGCCGATCTCGTGGTGGTCGACGGCGCGATCTCGGCCAAGGGCGGCGGGCGCAGCGTCACCTATGCCGAGCTGATCGGCGGCCGGCGCTTCGAGGTGAAGCTCGACCCCGCCGCGCCGACCAAGAAGCCGGCCGACTACAAGCTGGTCGGCCGCTCGCAGCCCCGCCGCGACGTGCCCGACAAGATCATGGGCCGCTTCACCTACATGCAGGATTTCCGCGTGGCGGGCATGCTGCACGGGCGGGTGATCTATCCGCCGGCGATCGGCGCCAAGCTGGAAAGCGTCGACGAAAGCTCGGTCAAGGGCTTGCCGGGCGCAGTGCAGGTGGTGCGCCAGGGCAACTTCCTGGGTGTCGTCGCCAGCAACGAGTGGGCCGCGATCCGGGCTGCCGGCGCGTTGAAGGCGACGTGGTCGAAGTCCGAGACGCTGCCCGACCAGTCCCGCCTGTGGGAGCATGTGCGCGCGACCAAGGTGGTGAAGGACGACGTCACCAGCAATGTCGGCGACACGGCCGCGGCGATGAAGGGCGAGGGACGCAAGTTCGCCGCCAGCTACGACTTCGCCATCCACACCCACGGCTCGATCGGCCCGTCCTGCTCTATCGCCGAGTTCAAGGACGGCAAGCTGACCTCCTGGTCGGCCTCGCAGGCGACCCACAACCTGCGCAAGCAGTTGGCGCAGATGCTGGCGATGCCGCTCGATGCGGTGCACTGCGTCTATATCGAGGGCTCCGGCTGCTACGGGCGCAACGGCCACGAGGACGCGGCGGCCGACGCCGCGCTGATGGCCAGGGCGGTGGGGCGGCCGGTCCGGGTGCAATGGTCGCGCGCCGACGAGCATGGCTGGGACCCGAAGGGGCCGCCGACCCTGATCGACCTGCGCGCCAACCTGGATGCCGGCGGCAACGTGACGGCCTGGGAGTCCGAGTTCTTCATCCCCCAGGGGGCGGCCGGCAACGTCGCCCTGGTGGCGGCCGACCTGGCGGGCCTGCCCAACGCCACCGACATCGCACCGGGCGGCATCCACCAGAACTCGGCCATCCCCTACAAGTTCGCCAACGTCCGCACGGTCTGCCGGCGGCTGGAGACGACGCCCTTCAAGCCGTCCTGGATCCGCACGCCCGGGCGGATGCAGAACACCTATGCCAACGAATGTTTCCTCGACGAACTGGCCGCCGCCGCCGGGGCGGATCCGCTCGCCTATCGCCTGAAGTACCTCGACCCCGCCGACCGCCGCGGCATCGAGGTGCTGGAGCGGCTGGAGAAACTGGCGAAGTGGGAGAGGCGGCCGTCGCCCCAGCGATCGACTGCCGGCGACGTGCTGAAGGGGCGGGGGCTGACCTACGTCAAGTACGAGCTGGTGCGCACCTATGTCGGTGCGGTGGCCGAGGTCGAGGTCGAGCGGGCGACCGGCATCATCCGGGTGACGCGCTTCTACGTCGTCCACGACTGCGGCCAGATGATCAACCCCGACGGGGTGAAGGCACAGATCGAGGGCAACGTCTTCCAGACCGTAAGCCGCACCTTGAAGGAGGAACTGACCTTCGACCGCGGCGCCGTCACCAGCCTGGACTGGGCCAGCTATCCGATCCTGACCTTCCCGGAGGTGCCGGAACTGGTCATGGAACTGATCGACCGCCCGGCCGAGAAGCCGTGGGGTGCGGGCGAGCCGACGGCGGCCGTGGTGCCGTCCGCCATCTCCAACGCCGTGTTCGACGCGACGGGCGTGCGGCTGCGCTCGGTGCCCTACACGCCCGCCAAGGTGAAGGCGGCGTTGCAGCAGGCATGA
- a CDS encoding VOC family protein yields MALKHILGLDHIVVTVRDLDAAALRWQELGFAVSPRGTHSPHLGSANYTIVFDDDYIELLGVLTPTEHLKPTIAFLEKREGLERAAFTTDEAAAGAAELRARGLEPLGPVHFGRPVELPGGGVGEARFNVFRWPIAEAPGGLRIFACQHLTRETVWVPELQQHANGARRLVRIEILADDPAAAAAHLSRLIDEPATATADGNRVPSGGSRADFLFYDAATFARRYPAAVRAGAAADGGVAVVVATDDAARAGTTVPAADASGVILHFVPA; encoded by the coding sequence ATGGCGCTCAAGCATATCCTCGGTCTCGACCATATCGTCGTCACTGTCCGCGACCTCGATGCCGCGGCGCTGCGCTGGCAGGAACTGGGATTCGCCGTGTCGCCGCGCGGGACCCACTCGCCCCATCTGGGTTCGGCCAACTACACCATCGTCTTCGACGACGACTATATCGAGCTGCTTGGTGTGCTGACGCCGACCGAGCACCTGAAGCCCACCATCGCCTTCCTGGAGAAGCGCGAGGGGCTGGAGCGCGCGGCCTTCACCACGGACGAAGCCGCGGCGGGGGCCGCGGAACTGCGCGCCCGCGGGCTGGAGCCGCTGGGCCCGGTGCATTTCGGCCGGCCCGTCGAGCTGCCGGGCGGCGGTGTGGGCGAGGCGCGCTTCAACGTCTTCCGCTGGCCGATCGCCGAGGCGCCGGGCGGCCTGCGCATCTTCGCCTGCCAGCACCTTACCCGCGAGACGGTCTGGGTTCCGGAATTGCAGCAGCACGCCAACGGCGCCCGCCGCCTGGTCCGCATCGAAATCTTGGCAGACGACCCGGCGGCCGCGGCCGCCCACCTGTCGCGCCTGATCGACGAGCCGGCGACCGCGACGGCCGATGGTAACCGGGTGCCGTCCGGCGGCAGCCGCGCGGACTTCCTTTTCTACGACGCCGCCACCTTCGCCCGTCGCTACCCGGCGGCCGTGCGGGCCGGGGCCGCCGCCGATGGCGGCGTGGCCGTCGTCGTGGCGACCGACGATGCCGCGCGGGCCGGCACCACCGTGCCCGCCGCCGATGCCAGCGGCGTCATCCTGCATTTCGTCCCGGCCTGA
- a CDS encoding ABC transporter substrate-binding protein, whose protein sequence is MTDHRLELKRRTLLMTTAAMAASVMFPERVFAQAAPRKGGVFSVHYGAEQRQLNPSLQASTGVYIIGGKIQEPLVDLDAKGDPVGVLAERWEATPDGKTITFHLRRNVNWHDGKPFTSADVQFTAMAMWKKILNYGSTLQLFLTAVDTPDAHTAIFRYERPMPLGLLLRALPDLGYISPKHLYETGDIRQNPVNLAPIGTGPFKFVQYERGQHVIADRNPNYWRADAPYLDRIVWRVITDRSAAAAQLEAGQLHYSPFSGITLSDIARLAKDPRFVVSTKGNEGNARTNTLEFNFRRKELSDIRVRRAIAHAINVPFFIDNFLGTFAKLGTGPVPSVSTDFYPADNGPQYPYDKAKAARLLDEAGYKAGAGGTRFSVRLLPAPWGEDISLWSTFVQQALGEVGIRVEVVRNDGAGFLKQVYADHAFDLATGWHQYRNDPAVSTTVWYRSGQPVGAPWTNQWGWTDPEMDRIIDDAATEIDPAKRKALYAQFQQRANSELPIWTPIEQIFVTTISAKARNHSNTPRWGSSSWHDLWLAE, encoded by the coding sequence ATGACCGACCATCGTCTGGAATTGAAGCGCCGCACCCTCTTGATGACCACGGCCGCCATGGCCGCCAGCGTGATGTTTCCCGAGCGCGTGTTCGCGCAAGCCGCCCCGCGCAAGGGCGGGGTCTTCTCGGTCCACTACGGGGCCGAGCAGCGCCAGCTCAACCCCAGCCTCCAGGCGTCGACCGGCGTCTACATCATCGGCGGCAAGATCCAGGAGCCGCTGGTCGACCTGGACGCCAAGGGCGACCCGGTCGGCGTGCTGGCCGAGCGCTGGGAGGCGACGCCGGACGGCAAGACCATCACCTTCCACCTGCGCCGCAACGTCAACTGGCACGACGGCAAGCCCTTCACCTCGGCCGACGTGCAGTTCACGGCTATGGCGATGTGGAAGAAGATCCTGAACTACGGCTCGACGCTGCAGCTCTTCCTGACCGCGGTCGACACGCCCGACGCCCACACCGCCATCTTCCGCTACGAGCGGCCGATGCCGCTGGGCCTGCTGCTGCGGGCACTGCCCGACCTGGGCTACATCTCGCCTAAGCATCTCTACGAGACGGGCGACATCCGCCAGAACCCGGTCAACCTGGCCCCCATCGGCACCGGCCCCTTCAAGTTCGTGCAGTACGAGCGCGGCCAGCACGTGATCGCCGACCGCAACCCGAACTATTGGCGCGCCGACGCGCCCTATCTCGACCGCATCGTCTGGCGCGTCATCACCGACCGCTCGGCGGCCGCCGCCCAGCTTGAGGCCGGCCAGCTCCACTACAGCCCGTTCTCGGGCATCACGCTGTCGGACATCGCGCGCCTGGCCAAGGATCCGCGCTTCGTCGTCTCGACCAAGGGCAACGAGGGCAATGCCCGCACCAACACGCTGGAATTCAACTTCCGCCGCAAGGAGCTGAGCGACATCCGCGTCCGGCGCGCCATCGCGCACGCCATCAACGTGCCGTTCTTCATCGACAACTTCCTCGGCACCTTCGCCAAGCTCGGCACGGGGCCGGTGCCGTCGGTATCGACCGATTTCTATCCGGCCGATAACGGCCCGCAATATCCCTACGACAAGGCCAAGGCAGCGCGCCTGCTGGACGAGGCCGGCTACAAGGCCGGCGCCGGCGGCACCCGCTTCTCGGTCCGGCTGCTGCCGGCGCCGTGGGGCGAGGACATCTCGCTGTGGTCGACCTTCGTGCAGCAGGCCCTGGGCGAGGTCGGCATCCGGGTCGAGGTGGTGCGCAACGACGGTGCCGGCTTCCTGAAGCAGGTCTATGCCGACCACGCTTTCGACCTCGCCACCGGCTGGCACCAGTATCGCAACGATCCCGCCGTCTCGACCACCGTCTGGTATCGCTCCGGCCAGCCCGTCGGCGCTCCCTGGACCAACCAGTGGGGCTGGACCGACCCGGAGATGGACCGGATCATCGACGACGCCGCGACCGAGATCGACCCCGCGAAGCGCAAGGCGCTCTACGCCCAGTTCCAGCAGCGCGCCAATTCCGAGTTGCCGATCTGGACGCCGATCGAGCAGATCTTCGTCACCACCATCTCGGCCAAGGCGCGCAACCACTCCAACACCCCGCGCTGGGGGTCGTCGAGCTGGCACGACCTGTGGCTGGCGGAATGA